A window of the Agromyces mariniharenae genome harbors these coding sequences:
- a CDS encoding pyridoxal-phosphate dependent enzyme, producing the protein MTETYWNPAARAWRADRPSGVIEFHRTLPGYRPSPLVEAPELAAELGVGRVFVKDESSRLGLPAFKILGAAHAVARALSARVGSPGRALTLDELRPALAAAPPVRLVAATDGNHGRAVAHTARLLGLPAQIWFPDGLTPEAKDAIAAEGAEVVELAIPYDDVVAAATRAAEGAGPDAVLIQDTAWPGYEQVPQWIVDGYSTLFEEADAQLAQLGVVAGADLVGVPVGVGSLAQAAVRHYRSGAGAGDGVGVLSTAPIVLSVEASAAQPIIASLNAGELVSVPTSHTVMSGLNCGTPSEIAWSVLAAGLDAAVTVDEEEAIRAVHDLEALGIDSGPCGAATLAGVRRLLADDRARSALGADATVLLLSTEGRQANPLPEEDR; encoded by the coding sequence ATGACCGAGACGTACTGGAACCCCGCCGCCCGCGCCTGGCGTGCCGATCGGCCGAGCGGGGTCATCGAGTTCCACCGGACCCTGCCGGGCTACCGCCCGTCGCCCCTGGTCGAAGCGCCCGAGCTCGCCGCCGAGCTCGGCGTCGGCCGCGTGTTCGTGAAGGACGAGAGCTCACGCCTCGGCCTGCCCGCCTTCAAGATCCTCGGGGCGGCCCACGCCGTCGCCCGTGCGCTGTCCGCCCGGGTCGGGTCGCCCGGCCGAGCGCTCACGCTCGACGAGCTGCGGCCGGCCCTTGCGGCGGCTCCCCCGGTGCGGCTCGTTGCCGCGACCGATGGGAATCACGGGCGCGCCGTCGCGCACACGGCGCGGCTGCTCGGCCTGCCCGCGCAGATCTGGTTCCCCGACGGACTCACGCCCGAGGCGAAGGACGCCATCGCGGCCGAGGGCGCCGAGGTCGTCGAACTGGCGATCCCGTATGACGACGTGGTCGCCGCGGCCACGCGCGCCGCGGAGGGGGCCGGGCCCGATGCCGTGCTCATCCAGGACACCGCATGGCCGGGGTACGAGCAGGTGCCGCAGTGGATCGTCGACGGGTACTCGACGCTGTTCGAGGAGGCCGACGCCCAGCTGGCCCAGCTCGGGGTCGTGGCCGGAGCGGATCTCGTTGGGGTGCCCGTCGGGGTCGGATCGCTCGCGCAGGCGGCGGTGCGCCACTACCGATCGGGCGCCGGCGCAGGCGACGGCGTGGGTGTGCTCAGCACTGCGCCGATCGTGCTGAGCGTCGAGGCGAGCGCGGCCCAGCCGATCATCGCGTCGCTGAACGCCGGTGAGCTGGTGAGCGTGCCGACGAGCCACACCGTGATGTCGGGACTCAATTGCGGCACGCCGTCCGAGATCGCCTGGTCGGTGCTGGCCGCGGGGCTCGACGCGGCTGTCACGGTCGACGAGGAGGAGGCGATCCGCGCGGTCCACGACCTGGAGGCGCTCGGGATCGACTCCGGTCCGTGCGGCGCTGCCACGCTCGCGGGCGTGCGCCGCCTGCTCGCCGACGATCGCGCTCGGTCCGCGCTCGGCGCCGACGCGACGGTCCTGCTGCTGTCCACGGAGGGCCGGCAGGCGAACCCGCTGCCCGAGGAGGATCGATGA
- a CDS encoding M20 family metallo-hydrolase yields the protein MTDLLPARTPHTLTIDADRLWASLMQLARVGAYTDAATGLIGVDRQSLTDADAEGRRLLIRWMDDAGLEVTVDEMGSIFGRREGREPDVAPVMAASHVDSVATAGAFDGCLGVLGGLEVVRSLDDAGITTRRPLVVAAFTEEEGVRFGTDMLGSAVAAGRLTLEYAYDLVDSAGLRFGDELVRIGFRGDRPVRLDPPHAYVECHIEQGPVLAQQGFAVGVVTGVQAISWQRVTIHGRAAHAGTTPTELRVDAGLAAAQVVVHVREMVDSGRYGRLRGTVGHLSASPGLPSVVPDRAELTVDLRNPDDALMAAAEADLAAFLDDLPERQPGLRVESTRMAKTSAVPFSVDVQGAIASAAADLGIPTMRLMSGAGHDAQEIAAIAPTAMVFVRGQYDGISHNPREYSTPEDCAAGIAVLGTTLLRLAEEARA from the coding sequence ATGACTGACCTGCTTCCCGCTCGCACGCCGCACACGCTCACGATCGACGCCGACCGCCTCTGGGCCTCGCTCATGCAGCTCGCCCGCGTCGGCGCCTACACGGATGCTGCGACCGGCCTCATCGGCGTCGACCGCCAGTCGCTCACCGACGCCGACGCCGAGGGGCGGCGCCTGCTCATCCGCTGGATGGACGACGCCGGCCTGGAGGTGACCGTCGACGAGATGGGCTCGATCTTCGGCCGCCGCGAGGGCCGCGAGCCCGACGTCGCGCCGGTCATGGCCGCCTCGCATGTCGACAGCGTCGCGACCGCGGGCGCGTTCGACGGATGCCTCGGGGTGCTCGGTGGGCTCGAGGTGGTGCGCAGCCTCGACGATGCGGGCATCACCACTCGTCGGCCGCTCGTCGTCGCGGCGTTCACCGAGGAGGAGGGCGTGCGGTTCGGCACCGACATGCTCGGATCGGCCGTCGCCGCCGGCCGCCTCACCCTCGAGTACGCGTACGACCTCGTCGACTCGGCAGGGCTGCGGTTCGGCGACGAGCTCGTGCGCATCGGATTCCGCGGCGACCGGCCGGTGCGGCTCGATCCACCGCACGCCTACGTGGAGTGCCACATCGAGCAGGGTCCCGTACTCGCGCAGCAGGGGTTCGCCGTCGGCGTCGTCACTGGAGTGCAGGCGATCTCGTGGCAGCGGGTCACGATCCACGGCCGAGCGGCGCACGCCGGCACCACGCCGACCGAACTTCGCGTCGACGCCGGCCTCGCGGCCGCGCAGGTCGTCGTGCACGTGCGCGAGATGGTCGACTCGGGGCGCTACGGCCGCCTTCGCGGAACCGTCGGGCACCTCAGCGCCTCCCCCGGCCTGCCAAGCGTCGTGCCCGACCGCGCCGAGCTCACCGTCGACCTCCGCAACCCCGACGACGCGCTCATGGCCGCCGCCGAAGCCGATCTGGCCGCGTTCCTCGACGACCTTCCCGAGCGGCAGCCCGGCCTCCGTGTCGAGTCGACGCGCATGGCCAAGACCAGCGCCGTGCCGTTCTCGGTCGACGTGCAGGGGGCCATCGCCTCGGCGGCCGCGGACCTCGGCATCCCGACGATGCGACTCATGTCAGGCGCGGGGCACGACGCCCAGGAGATCGCGGCCATCGCGCCGACCGCGATGGTGTTCGTGCGCGGGCAGTACGACGGCATCAGCCACAACCCGCGCGAGTACTCCACGCCCGAGGACTGCGCCGCCGGCATCGCGGTGCTCGGCACGACGCTGCTGCGACTCGCGGAGGAGGCAAGAGCATGA
- a CDS encoding LysR substrate-binding domain-containing protein — MYDLHRLRLLRELKHRGTLAAVGEALGYSTSAISHQLAILEREVGVPVLEPVGRRVRLTDAAELLVAHTERVLLELEHAEAAIAASRTDVSGHVRIAAFQSAAHSLIPAALDRLAAEHPNVEVSFLHVHAEHGLPALLARDVDLVLYEQYPGAPVAPITNIRTEHLLDDAMLVATPRANGATALAELADARWAMEPPGTRSREWAVAACRAAGFEPNVAFESTDVLLHARLVAHGRAVAFLPAIVSAEASACALEPSGSARTIRLALRRGSEAAPSIAAARSALRASGGEVA; from the coding sequence ATGTACGACCTCCATCGACTTCGTCTCCTCCGCGAGCTCAAGCACCGCGGCACGCTGGCGGCGGTCGGCGAGGCGCTCGGGTACAGCACCTCGGCGATCTCGCATCAGCTCGCGATCCTCGAGCGCGAGGTCGGCGTGCCGGTGCTCGAGCCCGTGGGCCGCCGGGTGCGATTGACGGATGCCGCGGAGCTCCTCGTCGCCCACACCGAGCGCGTGCTGCTCGAGCTCGAGCACGCCGAGGCGGCCATCGCCGCGAGCCGCACGGATGTCTCGGGGCACGTGCGGATCGCCGCGTTCCAGTCCGCCGCGCACTCGCTGATCCCGGCCGCGCTCGACCGGCTGGCCGCCGAGCATCCCAATGTCGAGGTCTCGTTCCTGCACGTCCATGCGGAGCACGGCCTCCCAGCGCTGCTCGCGCGCGACGTCGACCTCGTGCTCTACGAGCAGTACCCGGGCGCCCCCGTGGCGCCGATCACGAACATCCGCACCGAGCACCTGCTCGACGATGCGATGCTCGTCGCGACGCCGCGAGCGAACGGGGCGACCGCGCTCGCCGAGCTGGCCGATGCGCGGTGGGCGATGGAGCCGCCGGGGACCCGCTCCCGCGAGTGGGCCGTGGCCGCCTGTCGTGCCGCCGGATTCGAGCCGAACGTCGCCTTCGAGTCGACCGACGTGCTCCTCCACGCCCGGCTCGTCGCGCACGGGCGCGCGGTCGCGTTCCTGCCGGCGATCGTCTCGGCCGAGGCATCCGCCTGCGCCCTGGAGCCGAGCGGGAGCGCACGGACGATCCGCCTGGCGCTCCGCCGGGGCAGCGAGGCCGCTCCCTCGATCGCTGCGGCGCGGTCGGCGCTCCGAGCCTCCGGCGGCGAGGTGGCCTGA
- a CDS encoding LysR family transcriptional regulator, whose protein sequence is MSGTSSLSRLDLNLLVSLDALLTERSVTRAADRLHLSQPALSASLARLRAHFNDPILARTGNTYELTPLASRLAEHTAAALDAAQRVFASKAEWDPSRSTREFAIHGSDYAVATVGRRIAALAAERAPGVRFRFMMHDPQIVDEALDRLRSADALLMPHGFLTDLPFTDLWTDTWVVVAAEENEAVIDGVTLEHAGRLPWVFTSRSRSAFTSATRQVQQFGIEPRVEAVVESFLALPLFIAGTDRLGLLQSGLAEYARNVAASAYSNRRSTRRRSTTRCGGIRCTVGIPSTSGCERSRSRRRAGSSPRRSEALDDSTTLATDGPWPRPAWHTGGSRFRWRTAVADLNVLAQRHLDAALADEHGRSAELILRDGPMRQTIIALRDGVELAEHNSPAAASLQVLVGSVRVTGQDVTDIRDGRIEVLTHHRHAVLALEDAVFLLTTVTSVEGSVGGPERAR, encoded by the coding sequence GTGTCCGGTACGTCCTCTCTCTCACGGCTCGACCTCAACCTGCTCGTGTCGCTCGACGCGCTCCTCACCGAGCGCAGCGTCACGCGCGCGGCCGACCGGCTGCACCTCAGCCAGCCCGCGCTCAGCGCTTCGCTCGCGCGCCTGCGCGCGCACTTCAACGACCCGATCCTCGCGCGCACCGGCAACACCTACGAGCTCACCCCGCTCGCCTCCCGACTCGCCGAGCACACGGCCGCGGCGCTGGATGCCGCGCAGCGCGTGTTCGCCAGCAAGGCCGAGTGGGACCCGAGCCGGTCGACGCGCGAGTTCGCGATCCACGGCTCGGACTACGCCGTCGCCACGGTCGGACGACGCATCGCCGCCCTTGCGGCCGAGCGTGCGCCCGGCGTGCGGTTCCGCTTCATGATGCACGACCCGCAGATCGTCGACGAGGCCCTCGACCGGCTGCGCAGCGCCGACGCGCTGCTCATGCCGCACGGCTTCCTCACCGACCTGCCCTTCACCGACCTCTGGACCGACACGTGGGTCGTGGTCGCCGCCGAGGAGAACGAGGCGGTCATCGACGGCGTGACGCTCGAGCACGCGGGGCGGCTGCCCTGGGTCTTCACCTCCCGTTCGCGGTCGGCGTTCACCTCGGCGACGCGGCAGGTCCAACAGTTCGGCATCGAGCCACGCGTCGAGGCCGTCGTCGAGAGCTTCCTCGCGTTGCCGCTGTTCATCGCGGGCACCGACCGCCTCGGGCTCCTGCAGTCGGGTCTGGCCGAGTACGCCCGCAACGTGGCGGCATCCGCGTACTCGAATCGCCGTTCGACACGACGCCGATCCACAACGCGCTGTGGTGGCATCCGATGCACCGTCGGGATCCCGAGCACGAGTGGCTGCGAACGCTCGCGGTCGAGGCGGCGAGCGGGATCGAGCCCGCGTCGGTCTGAGGCGCTCGACGACTCGACGACGCTCGCAACCGACGGACCCTGGCCCCGCCCCGCTTGGCATACTGGAGGGAGCCGCTTCCGATGGAGGACTGCCGTGGCCGATCTCAACGTTCTCGCCCAACGCCACCTCGATGCCGCGCTCGCGGATGAGCACGGCCGCAGCGCCGAGCTCATCCTCCGCGACGGTCCCATGCGCCAGACGATCATCGCCCTCCGCGACGGCGTCGAGCTCGCCGAGCACAACTCCCCCGCCGCCGCCAGCCTGCAGGTGCTGGTCGGGAGCGTGCGCGTGACCGGCCAGGACGTCACCGACATCCGCGACGGCCGCATCGAGGTGCTGACGCATCACCGCCACGCGGTGCTCGCGCTCGAGGACGCGGTGTTCCTGCTCACGACCGTGACGAGCGTCGAGGGCAGTGTCGGCGGGCCCGAGCGCGCCCGCTGA
- a CDS encoding DUF1232 domain-containing protein: MWRFLKAVKNREHRVAPTTWAAAIAAVAYTFAPIDLIPELVLGPLGIADDLGLWSIFAVLFVREQQRWRAGLASE, from the coding sequence ATGTGGAGATTCCTCAAGGCGGTCAAGAATAGGGAGCACCGCGTCGCCCCGACGACCTGGGCGGCCGCGATCGCTGCCGTCGCCTACACGTTCGCACCGATCGACCTGATCCCCGAACTCGTGCTCGGCCCCCTGGGAATCGCAGACGACCTCGGACTGTGGAGCATCTTCGCCGTGCTCTTCGTGCGCGAGCAGCAGCGGTGGCGGGCCGGCCTCGCGTCGGAGTAG
- a CDS encoding DUF1992 domain-containing protein, translating into MSDAPQRAARQYRLDRLARDEAIARGELPDAADPAPEPVRPPTQAERAAYVEQAIQQAIRRGEFDNLPGAGKPLEGLTGRHDPDWWIRRKIEREQLSGLGPPALMLRVENAELEARLDRMHRESDVREAIEDFNRRVIEARRQLLGGPPVVTPTRDADGEVRAWRDRRDARQRRATEEREQLEHEQRASRARWWKRRP; encoded by the coding sequence ATGAGCGACGCTCCCCAGCGCGCCGCGCGGCAGTACCGGCTCGACCGGCTCGCCCGTGACGAGGCGATCGCCCGCGGCGAGCTACCCGACGCCGCCGACCCGGCCCCCGAACCGGTTCGGCCGCCCACGCAGGCCGAGCGAGCGGCGTACGTGGAGCAGGCGATCCAGCAGGCCATCCGACGAGGGGAGTTCGACAACCTCCCCGGCGCGGGGAAGCCGCTCGAAGGACTGACCGGGCGGCACGATCCCGATTGGTGGATTCGTCGCAAGATCGAGCGCGAGCAGCTGAGCGGATTGGGTCCTCCCGCGCTCATGCTCCGGGTCGAGAACGCCGAACTCGAGGCCCGCCTGGATCGGATGCACCGCGAATCCGACGTGCGTGAGGCGATCGAGGACTTCAACCGGCGGGTGATCGAGGCGCGACGCCAGTTGCTGGGCGGGCCGCCGGTCGTGACCCCGACCCGGGATGCCGACGGTGAGGTCCGTGCCTGGCGCGATCGCCGCGATGCCCGACAGCGCCGGGCGACCGAGGAGCGCGAACAGCTCGAGCACGAGCAGCGGGCGTCACGGGCCCGCTGGTGGAAGCGTCGACCCTGA
- a CDS encoding putative immunity protein, translating to MPSSQSLSESDRREVAAWAADCAERVLVVFEAEAPTDGRPRDAIARARAFARGELDTAGEIRRRFVAGRAAHAVSSPAAVAAARAAAQAAGVAHALGAAAYAAKAAGLAAPDRPEAVGDEISWQLGHMTDRTRSALRQLPPVGEDSAGPLGSGLLASGVLGSIIRELQAALRDASTRRAR from the coding sequence ATGCCCTCCTCGCAGTCGCTCAGCGAATCCGACCGCCGTGAGGTCGCCGCGTGGGCGGCGGACTGCGCCGAGCGGGTGCTGGTCGTGTTCGAGGCGGAGGCCCCGACGGATGGCAGACCACGGGATGCCATCGCTCGAGCTCGGGCGTTCGCCCGCGGTGAGCTCGACACGGCCGGTGAGATCCGCCGACGGTTCGTCGCCGGTCGGGCCGCGCACGCGGTGAGCTCCCCGGCGGCGGTGGCTGCCGCCCGGGCTGCCGCTCAGGCCGCCGGCGTCGCGCACGCCCTCGGCGCGGCCGCGTACGCCGCCAAGGCCGCCGGGCTTGCCGCTCCCGACCGGCCCGAGGCCGTCGGCGACGAGATCTCCTGGCAGCTCGGGCACATGACCGATCGAACGAGGTCGGCGCTTCGGCAGCTGCCTCCGGTCGGTGAGGACTCGGCCGGTCCCCTCGGCTCGGGACTGCTCGCCTCGGGCGTCCTCGGATCGATCATCCGGGAGCTCCAAGCCGCCCTGAGGGATGCATCCACGCGGAGGGCTCGGTAA
- a CDS encoding BtrH N-terminal domain-containing protein, which produces MEDTITTARKHLKQLVRDRMRKTGERYTVARRHVVAAGSSWSSSPSPNSSWELRGGVHGDTAALANVLANLGVVAPHTGEPLTEAMVLGVGGGLGAGYILWEFDTLPFRARVLTLGFRRLWQYPDRWVRGTAERLGLHAEVHETGGAKGAAAALDAQLDQGLPAIAWIDTETLGHRFEPAWRSGYGGEPLVVYERDGDEYAIDDRSAARITVPAERLAAARARVGSYRHRLVTIDPDRIDLDLVPAVEEGLRLQVEHLGETSDSFSLPAWRKWARMTTDTRNRKGWPTVFADGHGVGSLRASIYTGAAHGAHLRGLYADFLDEATELLGRDLGADAWRSAADAWDRIVDAALPPGDELRTLIDRTDELVAGGADASEVASARWALQRVRDDTADEPPAVGELVTAMHEAEVAALARLRSAV; this is translated from the coding sequence TTGGAGGACACGATCACGACCGCTCGCAAGCATCTCAAGCAGCTCGTCCGCGACCGCATGCGCAAGACCGGGGAGCGCTACACCGTCGCGCGCCGCCACGTCGTCGCCGCCGGATCCTCATGGTCATCGTCACCGTCACCGAACTCGTCGTGGGAGCTGCGTGGCGGCGTGCACGGCGACACCGCGGCGCTCGCCAACGTGCTGGCCAACCTCGGCGTGGTCGCGCCGCACACGGGTGAGCCCCTGACCGAGGCCATGGTGCTCGGCGTGGGCGGCGGGCTCGGCGCCGGCTACATCCTGTGGGAGTTCGATACGCTCCCGTTCCGCGCACGGGTGCTGACCCTCGGCTTCCGCCGGCTGTGGCAGTACCCCGACCGGTGGGTGCGAGGGACCGCCGAACGGCTCGGCCTGCACGCCGAGGTGCACGAGACCGGCGGGGCGAAGGGCGCCGCGGCGGCGCTCGACGCGCAACTCGACCAGGGGCTGCCGGCCATCGCCTGGATCGACACCGAGACCCTCGGGCACCGCTTCGAGCCGGCGTGGCGCAGCGGCTACGGCGGAGAACCGCTGGTGGTCTACGAACGCGACGGCGACGAATACGCGATCGACGACCGCTCGGCGGCGCGGATCACGGTTCCGGCCGAGCGGCTCGCGGCGGCGCGGGCACGGGTCGGCTCGTACAGGCACCGGCTGGTCACGATCGATCCCGACCGCATCGACCTGGACCTGGTTCCGGCCGTCGAGGAAGGCCTGCGACTGCAGGTCGAGCACCTCGGCGAGACGTCGGACTCGTTCTCGCTGCCGGCGTGGCGCAAGTGGGCGCGGATGACCACCGACACCCGCAACCGGAAGGGCTGGCCGACGGTGTTCGCCGACGGCCATGGCGTGGGCAGCCTGCGCGCCTCGATCTACACGGGCGCCGCGCACGGCGCGCACCTCAGGGGCCTGTACGCGGATTTCCTCGACGAGGCGACGGAGCTGCTCGGCCGCGATCTCGGTGCGGATGCCTGGCGCTCGGCCGCCGACGCCTGGGACCGGATCGTCGACGCTGCCCTGCCGCCGGGCGACGAGCTGCGCACACTCATCGACCGTACCGACGAGCTCGTGGCAGGTGGGGCGGATGCCTCGGAGGTGGCCTCGGCGCGATGGGCCCTCCAGCGGGTTCGCGACGACACGGCCGATGAACCTCCGGCGGTCGGCGAACTCGTGACGGCGATGCACGAGGCGGAGGTGGCGGCACTGGCGCGGCTCAGGTCAGCCGTGTGA
- a CDS encoding FAD-binding monooxygenase: MQFHHHGYVSGDPRVKPAAGVGLDRPEELPDEVDVLIVGAGPAGMIAAAQLSQFPDVMTRIVDRRPGRLEIGQADGIQARSVETFQAFGFAQEIIAEAFWQTEMVFWKPDPADPSNIVRVKRTPDDPAGVSEFPHLLVNQARVLDYFGDVMAKSPTRAKPDYGYDFERLEVADAADGAEYPVTVHLVRTAGEQAGEPRVVRAKYVLGADGARSKVRSAIGCHMAGDQANHAWGVMDVLAVTDFPDIRLKASIQSEAGSILLIPREGGYLFRMYVDLGEVPLDDHHHVRQTTIEQVIARANEILHPYTLDVKDVAWHSVYEVGHRLTDRFDDVETDAAGTRTPRVFIAGDACHTHSAKAGQGMNVSMQDGWNLGWKLGHVLEGRAPEALLATYSAERQVVAQSLIDFDKQWSSMMAKKPEEFSSPDELEEFYAATFEFPAGFMTQYAPSLIVGAGEHQALAEGYPIGKRFKSAMVTRVCDGNPVHLGHHATADGRWRIYVFADAARAGEASAVADLADWLATAPDSPLAATPEGADRDAWFDVKVVYQQAYTDVDLGAVPRVFLPASGPFQLTDYEKVYAADPADDVFEQRGIDRAGAVVVVRPDQYVANVLPLAATDELAAFFRPILSARQAQPARA; this comes from the coding sequence GTGCAGTTCCACCACCACGGCTACGTGTCCGGAGATCCCCGGGTGAAGCCCGCCGCGGGCGTCGGGTTGGACCGGCCCGAGGAGCTTCCCGACGAGGTCGACGTGCTCATCGTCGGCGCCGGCCCCGCGGGCATGATCGCCGCGGCGCAGCTCTCGCAGTTCCCCGACGTGATGACGCGCATCGTCGACCGCCGGCCCGGCCGGCTCGAGATCGGGCAGGCCGACGGCATCCAGGCGCGCAGCGTCGAGACGTTCCAGGCGTTCGGGTTCGCGCAGGAGATCATCGCCGAGGCGTTCTGGCAGACCGAGATGGTGTTCTGGAAGCCCGACCCCGCCGACCCGTCGAACATCGTGCGGGTCAAGCGCACGCCCGACGACCCCGCCGGCGTCAGCGAGTTCCCCCACCTCCTCGTGAACCAGGCGCGCGTGCTCGACTACTTCGGCGACGTCATGGCGAAGTCGCCCACGCGAGCCAAGCCCGACTACGGCTACGACTTCGAGCGGCTCGAGGTCGCCGACGCGGCCGACGGCGCCGAGTACCCGGTCACGGTGCACCTCGTGCGCACTGCCGGGGAGCAGGCGGGCGAGCCCCGCGTCGTGCGGGCCAAGTACGTCCTGGGCGCCGACGGCGCACGCAGCAAGGTGCGCTCGGCGATCGGATGCCACATGGCCGGCGACCAGGCCAACCACGCGTGGGGCGTCATGGACGTGCTCGCCGTCACCGACTTCCCCGACATCCGCCTCAAGGCGTCGATCCAGTCCGAGGCCGGCAGCATCCTGCTCATCCCGCGCGAGGGCGGCTACCTCTTCCGCATGTACGTCGACCTCGGCGAGGTGCCGCTCGACGACCACCACCACGTGCGCCAGACCACGATCGAGCAGGTCATCGCCCGAGCCAACGAGATCCTGCACCCCTACACGCTCGACGTGAAGGACGTCGCGTGGCACAGCGTCTACGAGGTCGGCCATCGCCTCACCGACCGGTTCGACGACGTCGAGACGGATGCCGCGGGCACCCGCACCCCGCGCGTGTTCATCGCCGGCGACGCCTGCCACACGCACAGCGCGAAGGCCGGCCAGGGCATGAACGTGTCGATGCAGGACGGCTGGAACCTCGGCTGGAAGCTCGGCCACGTGCTCGAGGGCCGCGCTCCCGAGGCGCTGCTCGCCACGTACTCCGCCGAGCGCCAGGTGGTGGCGCAGAGCCTCATCGACTTCGACAAGCAATGGTCCTCGATGATGGCGAAGAAGCCCGAGGAGTTCTCGTCGCCCGACGAGCTCGAGGAGTTCTACGCGGCGACGTTCGAGTTCCCGGCCGGCTTCATGACCCAGTACGCGCCGTCGCTCATCGTGGGCGCGGGGGAGCACCAGGCGCTCGCCGAGGGCTACCCGATCGGCAAGCGGTTCAAGTCCGCGATGGTCACGCGCGTGTGCGACGGGAACCCGGTGCACCTCGGCCACCACGCGACGGCCGACGGCCGGTGGCGCATCTACGTGTTCGCCGACGCCGCTCGCGCGGGCGAGGCATCCGCCGTCGCCGACCTCGCCGACTGGCTGGCGACCGCGCCCGACTCGCCGCTCGCGGCGACGCCCGAGGGCGCCGACCGCGACGCGTGGTTCGACGTGAAGGTCGTCTACCAGCAGGCCTACACCGACGTCGACCTCGGCGCCGTGCCGCGGGTGTTCCTGCCGGCGAGCGGGCCGTTCCAGCTCACCGACTACGAGAAGGTGTACGCCGCCGACCCGGCCGACGACGTCTTCGAGCAGCGCGGCATCGACCGCGCGGGAGCCGTCGTGGTGGTGCGTCCCGACCAGTACGTGGCGAACGTGCTGCCGCTCGCGGCGACCGACGAGCTCGCGGCGTTCTTCCGGCCGATCCTCTCGGCGAGGCAGGCGCAGCCGGCGAGGGCGTGA
- a CDS encoding IclR family transcriptional regulator, producing MPAATDESTPGTQSQTLSRGIRVLEILADAREPLSIDELAQRLGVHRSVAYRLLRTLEAHRLTVRDARGRITLGARLAALAAGVAHDLQAEALPELTAAANDLGMTCFLAVLDGDEIVTLTSVEPRHAIASVAQRPGTRHSIGVGAPGKVIRTLTPLTEWPDDVDVAHRTELEEARAQGYAISHDEVIPGLRSTAVPLQLPSGQPAALAVVYVSSGRTDPEIAERLTAASRSIRSALGA from the coding sequence ATGCCCGCCGCCACCGACGAGTCCACGCCCGGCACCCAGTCGCAGACGCTGTCGCGCGGCATCCGGGTGCTCGAGATCCTCGCCGATGCGCGCGAGCCGCTCTCGATCGACGAGCTGGCGCAGCGCCTCGGCGTGCACCGGTCGGTCGCCTACCGGCTGCTGCGCACGCTCGAGGCGCACCGCCTCACGGTGCGCGACGCGCGCGGGCGCATCACGCTCGGCGCCCGGCTCGCCGCACTCGCGGCGGGCGTCGCGCACGACCTGCAGGCGGAGGCGCTGCCCGAGCTCACCGCCGCGGCGAACGACCTCGGCATGACGTGCTTCCTCGCGGTGCTCGACGGCGACGAGATCGTCACGCTCACGAGCGTCGAGCCTCGCCACGCGATCGCGTCGGTCGCGCAGCGTCCGGGCACGCGGCACTCCATCGGCGTCGGCGCTCCGGGCAAGGTCATCCGCACGCTCACGCCGCTGACCGAGTGGCCCGACGACGTGGATGTCGCGCACCGGACCGAGCTCGAGGAGGCCCGCGCGCAGGGCTACGCGATCAGCCACGACGAGGTCATCCCCGGCCTGCGGTCGACGGCCGTGCCGCTGCAGCTGCCGAGCGGGCAACCGGCCGCACTCGCGGTCGTCTACGTGTCGAGCGGCCGGACCGACCCCGAGATCGCCGAGCGGCTCACTGCGGCGTCGCGGTCGATCCGCAGCGCCCTCGGCGCCTGA
- a CDS encoding uracil-DNA glycosylase, with protein sequence MSAAIDAFVERVADAAAGPNAANMFDRSDPTNGVRRRNLTLYLEQLAERGATTLLVGEAPGYRGMRITGVPFTNTAILARGIPAFDLLGTANGYELPDPLPAVAAEPTATVMWSTLVELDFVPVLWSACPLHPHRPGAPLTNRKPTASETTVWTWSWQELERIFPIRSVVAVGNVAAEALARAGRAVPRVRHPAHGGRVEFADGLRALIADGVIS encoded by the coding sequence CCGCGATCGACGCCTTCGTCGAGCGAGTCGCGGATGCCGCGGCCGGACCGAACGCCGCCAACATGTTCGATCGGTCCGATCCGACGAACGGCGTGCGGCGTCGCAACCTCACCCTGTACCTCGAGCAGCTCGCCGAGCGCGGCGCGACGACGCTGCTCGTCGGCGAGGCGCCCGGCTATCGGGGCATGCGCATCACGGGCGTGCCGTTCACGAACACGGCGATCCTCGCCCGCGGCATCCCGGCGTTCGACCTGCTCGGGACCGCGAACGGGTACGAACTGCCCGATCCGCTGCCGGCCGTCGCGGCCGAGCCGACCGCGACCGTGATGTGGTCGACGCTCGTCGAGCTCGACTTCGTGCCCGTGCTGTGGAGCGCCTGCCCGCTGCATCCGCATCGGCCGGGTGCGCCGCTCACCAATCGCAAGCCGACCGCGTCCGAGACCACAGTCTGGACGTGGTCGTGGCAGGAACTCGAGCGGATCTTCCCGATTCGCTCGGTCGTCGCCGTCGGCAACGTCGCCGCCGAGGCGCTCGCGCGGGCCGGCCGGGCGGTGCCGCGCGTGCGGCACCCAGCACACGGCGGGCGGGTCGAGTTCGCGGACGGGCTGCGTGCGTTGATTGCCGATGGCGTGATCAGCTAG